AGTGAAAGACTATATAGAAGTGATCATATCGAAGGAATTTCCCGGCGGAACATAGACATGCACATTTTCTTGTATCTGATTTAAACCTGTGTAAATTCAGTAGCCGGAAAACTTTTGATAAAAGGAAATGACTTGAATATCAGTATCGAATATTGCAGCGTCTGAGGCTATCTGCCTCAAGCCACCAGTTTGGCGGCTGAAATCGAAACAAAATTTGATGTTAAGAGCGAACTCATAGCTTCCGACAAAGGAGTCTTTGAAGTTGTTGTTAACGGAGAAAATATCTTTTCGAAAAAGCAACTCGGGAGGTTCCCGGAGAATTCAGAAATTCTGGAGAGTTTAGACTCTCTGAACTGAAAAATTTGTACCCGTTCATCGGGGTGCAGATATTTACTTAATCTACACTCCGTCTTTCGCTAAACCTTGATACAGATATGCCATAGACAAAATTCCCTTCTGAAAGTTTTCAAGGTCGATCCATTCGTTTGGAGCGTGCGCATTCTCATCAGGAAGCCCGAAACCGATCAATATGACAGGTGTATTCAAAATCTCCGCAAAATCGGTGACGACAGGGATAGAGCCGCCCTCCCTCATCAACACGGCGTCAGCCCCAAACCCCTTTTTCAGGGCTTCTCTGACCGAGTCGAATATCGGATTGTCGGTAGGGGATATATAAGGCATTCCGTTGTGCAGAGATTCAACTGTGACTTTTACCGCATCCGGTGAAATTTCATCAATGTATGATTTGAATAACTCCTCAATTTTTAACGGGTCCTGATTCGGAACTAACCGGAGGCTGATTTTTGCGGACGCTTTTGCCGGGATGACGGTTTTGGCTCCTTCACCCGTATATCCGGATATAATACCGTTAACGTCGAGTGTAGGTCTCGCCCATGTTCTTTCAAGCGTGGAATACCCTTTTTCTCCGAAAAGTGCCGGTGCTCCGAGAGCCTCTCGATATTTCTCATCATCAAATGGTAATTTTTCATATGCTTCTCTTTCGGCATCGGTCAAATCTAAAACATCGTCATATATTCCGGGTATCTGAATCCTGCCGTCCTCATCCTTCAATTTTGATATGATCCCGGCAAGCGCATTGGCAGGGTTTATAACCGCCCCGCCGAACGTCCCTGAATGAAGATCGCTCTTTGTTCCCTCAACGGTCAATTCAAAATACACCAAGCCCCTCAATCCATAGCATATGGAAGGTATTCCTTTTGCAAACATGTGTGAATCCGAAATCAATACCAGATCAGCCCGGAGCTTTTCAACGTTATTTTTTATCAGTGGGACGAGATTAGGGCTTCCTATCTCCTCCTCTCCTTCGATGATAAATTTGATATTGATCGGGAGCGATCCCTCGCTTTGTATAAGCGCTTCAACCGCCTTCATGTGAAGCAATATCTGACCCTTATCATCCACTGTTCCCCGCCCGTACAGTCCGCCGTTTCTCACTGTGGGCTCAAATGGAGGAGAATCCCAAAGCTCCACCGGGTCTTCGGGCTGAACGTCATAATGACCATATATCAAAGCGGTCGGCTTCTTTTCATCTCTGACCCACTCTGCATATACAACCGGATGTCCATCTGTCTCCATAACTTCCGAATTATCCAACCCGATGCGCTCTAATTCATCCCTTACCCAGTTAGCGCAAGACAAAACCTCCTTTTTTCTATCGGGGTCCGCACTTACGCTCGGAATCCTTACGAATTCCTTGAGTTGTTCGAGATAGCGTAATTCATTTTCGTTTATCAGCTCGGTTACGTTGTTTGCCAATTAGAATTCCTCCGGATTAGACTCGTCTAAAAGTAAATTTCATAAATCGGTGTACACGAAAATATACCGGTTAAATAAGAAAGATTAAAGCTTAAATAAACTTACGCCTTATGTTCACTTTTTTCTTGACATAGAGAGATAAAACTCCTACATTTAGGCGTACAAAAGGAGTAAGTATGGAAATATATGAATCTATTATTGAAGAGTATTCAACCGATCTGGAAGAACGCACAGAAATCAATCTGCCCGTTTGTCCCTTATGCGGTCAAGAAAAAGATGCTCTGGTAAACTGCGGGGCGCATG
This portion of the Candidatus Neomarinimicrobiota bacterium genome encodes:
- a CDS encoding Rdx family protein — translated: MPQATSLAAEIETKFDVKSELIASDKGVFEVVVNGENIFSKKQLGRFPENSEILESLDSLN
- a CDS encoding dipeptidase, whose translation is MANNVTELINENELRYLEQLKEFVRIPSVSADPDRKKEVLSCANWVRDELERIGLDNSEVMETDGHPVVYAEWVRDEKKPTALIYGHYDVQPEDPVELWDSPPFEPTVRNGGLYGRGTVDDKGQILLHMKAVEALIQSEGSLPINIKFIIEGEEEIGSPNLVPLIKNNVEKLRADLVLISDSHMFAKGIPSICYGLRGLVYFELTVEGTKSDLHSGTFGGAVINPANALAGIISKLKDEDGRIQIPGIYDDVLDLTDAEREAYEKLPFDDEKYREALGAPALFGEKGYSTLERTWARPTLDVNGIISGYTGEGAKTVIPAKASAKISLRLVPNQDPLKIEELFKSYIDEISPDAVKVTVESLHNGMPYISPTDNPIFDSVREALKKGFGADAVLMREGGSIPVVTDFAEILNTPVILIGFGLPDENAHAPNEWIDLENFQKGILSMAYLYQGLAKDGV